tctaTACTCGACCAAGAATTTTGAATCCTGGTTGTATGGAAAGTCCATCCCAGACTTTTGCATTTTCTTTAACTACCACTATGTATTTAACCCCTTTGACCGATTAATTCTGGAGATGACCAGTTCAGTCTTATGAAAATTTCTCATCGATTATTAggataaatttaaaagtgcttaTATCAGACAACCCAATAGTCCAATAATCCAACATCTTAGGTTTATCAttctattaaagaaaaatattctataatatgtcagttaaaaatcaaattataaatattCATAAAAGTACTTACTGTTGTACCGTACCCGGCGCTAATATACATTACGAATTAATTGTCATTTTTTTTTGGAAGTGGTATTTTATACTCATTTAAATCACTTTATGTGAGTTAAGTTTTAGAAAAATGATAGGTATAGAAAGAATCTTAGGAAAATATTTAAGGATAAATGCATAATATGATTGGTCCATAAAAAATGAAATGATGGATCATAATTTATCtatccttaaatattttttttttgaaatttttttctatGCATATTATTGCTCTAAATTTTAAATGAGATAAATACATAAATATAAGTTGATTAAAAAGTGAagttagaagaaaaagaaattaacAATGTTAAGAAAAGTAATAGATGAAAGGATAAGAttatttttcttaatattttattgataaacaaataatttatttataaactAACATATAATTCATACTCATTAACTTTACTAATTCCCTAACATTACCTATAGGATTATACATCAACTAAATGTACTCAAACTTTAGGATATTTAGTTAAGTCAAGCTGAAATTAAAATGAACTAAAccgttaaataattatttaagtttaacttagttTCAAGTTAAAATGAACTTagtttctttaacttaaaatgaaccaaatcgttaaataattatttaagtttaacttagttTTTTTAATTGAGCTTGGAAGTTTGACTTGGCTTGAGTTCGGTTCAAGTttggcttaatttttttttttttttttatgctatctagttttcaattcatttttttttattatttgaattttttatattttgagcTTCTTTGGTCATTTATTAAGTttgataataaaaatttatttatttatttaatatattgataagaattttattaatgaacatgatttataaatttttaattttattcatGAACATGTTTGTGAATATTAGTCATAAACAAATTTATGAACATGTTTATGaacattattaataatattaacgaACTAAATACATATGTATTCAATCTTATTGgtttaatttaacgaattctccaaacttattcatttaattaattttatgtatattaaatgaacataaataatcTTTTATCGAACCTAACACCAACCTTAATCACaaatatttaattcatttatacCCCTAACATTATCCACTAACTCCTCAACATTAGCCGCTGACTCTGGAATACAACCCCTACCTTATTATTTATCATCCACTGACTCAACTACATATTCACAACTTGCTACTTTTGAATCGTAAATCATCGTatgaaaataagaatcaaatcCTGAAGAACAATTCTTTATAAAACAAAATTCCAACCATCTAAATTAGGGATGACaataaaatttgaattaattccaAATTCTTCATATCAAATGTACATTTTTATACCTTTACCCATTAAAAGATCAGTTATTCTATactaacaatttttttttgctaTCCAATTATTAATATTCAACTATTAATATGTTCAAAAAAACCAATAACATTAGATTGATTAAATTCATTTCCATTCAAATCTACTATCAAAAgtattctcatttcttattctacaGTTTAAATCAAACAGTGCATATCCTCTATCCTCATTTTTCTTTGTCCCCATATTCCATTatcgatcggacggatcagattaaatttcaaggtatcatgacatctttaatatatgtatagtatcctcgtgatgtgcaaaaTATTCTTAAGATTTAATCTTATCCGTCCGATCGATAATAAGACAcggggacaaaaaaaaaaaaaaaaaaaggacaaaaTATCTGAACTTTAAATCAAACATCACTTTAATATCAACAAAAGTATATCAATCATAGATTttgaggaattttttttttaatatatatattatttaattaattattcagATCGAAATTATCAATAATTCTTCTATATCCTCCTCGTTTTCAATGAAATTCGAAAGAAATCAtaccaaatttaatttatttttattttctattataaGCAAGAACAAGTCGCCATccctgtttttatttattgttaaaaTAGAAATGATGGGTGCTCTTTCTTCCGTGGAAGCTTAACTGAGTTTAGATCTCGATCTCATCGCCAAAGCTACGTGTGAAATTGAAACCGCGACGATTCCTTGCCTATTTTCGTAAAAAGGCAAAACCGCTCCGATCGACAAGTTTTCTTGGGCACGCAGATCGCTCGATGGCTTCTTTCAATTCGGATCGCCTCTGCCTCCGCTAGCGTCTGCCCAAAGTCGCCACCTCCGAGGTACTTTTCTTGCTCTGATTCTGCGTTCATCGATGAAACTTGAGGTTCTCTGGCGACAAGTTGCGATTTTTATGCTTTTCCCGATGAGCTTGTTTTCCTTGATTTCTTTTGAAGAATCCTTTCGCCCTGGATTCGTTCTTCCCGCTTGGGCGGTGAGCAAGgggcgattttttttttttaatgatttcttGCTTCTCGTGCTTTGTTTCCTGCTTTTGGTAGGATCTTCGTGCCCCCGCACGCTACGCGATTAGGGTTTCGAAGACTAGTGGTTGTTCAAGTTCCCCTTTTTGTTAAGTACCTTCATTTGTGGCATTCACAATGGCATGATTTCGTTTCTTGGTCTTCCTTTTTTTGAGTAAAGATTACTCATGCCTTTGCGTTTATGGATGCTGTTTTCGCAGTTAATGCTTAGTCTAAAAAGGTTTGGTTCAGATGAGCAGTTTGAGATTCTAATTTAGGCATTATAATTTTAGTTTATATGCTTTGCTTGTCTACCCTGTATTCTTAACAGTAATGATGTTTTCAGATAAAGTTTAGAGTTATCTCTGGTTTGTTAGCCTAACTATTGAATTTACCTAACTTATTTCTTTCTCTCTGTTTCCAATCGATATTGAAttaacaacaacaagaagaagaaccgAGCCTTTCCAATCAGCTTATTTTGACTAATTTTGTTTAGTTTTTGTGGATTTTGTCCTTAACTGAAAAAACACATCTAGAACTTTGCCTGATTGTGGTCATTCGGTTTATTATATTTAGCTTCTTTAATTATGAAGCCATTTGTCTAATTATTATTTCTATGTATTATCTCAAAGCGTCCGTCGTACGTATTAGATTCTTCAGAAATGGCTGATGAAGAGAAAGGATCCCAAGGGACTTGTTCTGATGCAGTCGATTGGGAAGTTGTTTCTATGACAGCGTCCATTTATGCCGCTGCACCTGGGCCTGCTGATTTTGCTCCACCGTACGAGAGTAAAGATAAGGAAAAGGATTCTTCTGCTCCATTATTCATGTCAAGTCACTTTGTCTTTCCACCGATGGAGCATGAAGGTCTTGAATCGAAGGATAAGAATGAAATTGACAATAAATTCAAAGAGACCGATGCTGAACCTGATAAGACTCTCAAAGAAAGCCTTATTTCCGAGCTAGAAAGCTTGCACGGAATTCAGTtttatgagaaagataatgatctTTCAGTTGGAAATATCGATAGTAATGAAGGGAAGGTTCTACGAGAAATGAGCCTGGCTTTGGATGAACAAGTGCTGCCGGCTTCTGAAGGTTTTCATGATTTTCATGCTGAAACTGGTATAAGTGGGGATTCCCATTGCAGTCCGCAAGCTGATAAACTGAAATCCTCTTATTCACCCGAAAAAGAGGAAAATACAAGTGAAAGACATGGCATTCCATGTGGAACATGGTGGAAGAGGCATGCAGTAACTTTATATAATCATGCAAAGGAAGCAAACACATTTTGGTCTGTTCTTGTCGCTGCTGCTTTAGTGGGCTTTGCAATTTTAGGGCAACGGAAACAAGCAGCGAAACCTGAGCTCCAGCaactcaaattacattttggcccTAATGATCAGGTGCGAATAGTTTGATGCTAAGTTACAATGAATAATATTATCTTTTCTTTTATCTTTGCATTTCTTCCTTCGTAAGTTATCATGTGGACGTTTAGTTTCAGTTTATTTTACCTGTAAGCTTTGAGACGATTCTTTTGGTGCCTGAATTTTTGTTAAATAGAAGTTCGACACAGTGTGAAGTCTTTGTAATTTGACAATCAGATGAGAAATTCTGTAaatgtttctaaactatatttatttaatttatgtagAAGCTAGTCAAATAAATCAACCTACCCTATCTACTACTATAGAAGTCTATGTGAGAGCCTCATTTATCCAGTTTGAGAAATAGTGAAAAACGAAACTGGATCAAAATGACCCCTATTCTATTACTCGTAAGAATTCTGTAAGACTTGCTATGTATGGCTGCCCAACGTCTTGTTCTTCTTATTTCTTTCAGTATGATGAAATCGTATGGTTGAATTGAAATTTTCCGCAAGAATGACTTGACTgttttcctatatattattccaTGCCTTGTGAATGTCCTTTGTTTTTATTGCAGTTTATTTCCTTGAATTTGAAATGATAGAAAACGATATCTAATCAGACAAACTTTTAATGAAGTGGCAGAATAGACATCCTCATCAGCATATCGAGGATGAGTAGCTTTCATAAGGTTCCTATACGTGCTCTCTAAAAATAACGTCCGCGTGCCTTCAGCACAAGGATAAAAATGGTGTTTGATTTCATTCATGTGGTTATAAAGCATGGAATCAACTGCCATGAGTGAAAGTCGTGTGTTTTTGTTCCCTGTTCGTAAGTCTAATCTTGAATCTGAAACAAGGTAATATATATGATTATCGATGTATGCCTCACTTCAAGCTTCTTCTAACTTTTTCATTATAAACAATTGAGTGATAAAATGCCAGTTTCTCAATTTGAACCTATGATGGAGGAACCTAACTATGTCTGTAACTCAATATTAGCATTTCACCTCTTTTTTCAGTAATTTAAGTGCTTAGCCGTCTTATGTAGCACATGATGACTAGGAAGAACAGTAGGATACGCCTTGTGTACTAATTAGTCATACCGAGAAACACTTTGTAGCCGACTATGAATAGGAAATTGGTAAAACCATGAAAGCATTTAGGTAAAAATTTGCTCACGATCTTTATAATTACTACGAGATCACCACTAATTTACTTCCCGAGAGAACAAGGATTGGGGTAAGCCAATATCCAACCCTGTCTGGATTAGTGTTGATGAACACCTTGTGCATGCCTAACTCCACATTTGTTCATGACATTATTGTGACATGGATGTTTCTTTTGATCCTCTTTACCATTACAAGTTAATGATACTGCTACGACATCGGAGGTTACTACTCATGTTGATTTTAGATTCTATATTTAATGCACTTAGTAAACCTTTGTTATCTTCTCTCGATCGCAGCCTGTGAACCTGACACTGGGACCAATGAATCAGATTAAGTGTATTTTTACTAGTGATCATCAGCAAAGTTCTCCGCTCGGAGCTGCTGCTGTTGCTGCATACAACTAGTGGTGCTTTCTGATGCTGGTGGAGATGGCGACGAAAGTTACTGATGtctatatgcatgtaaataaTGACAAGATTTCGGTATGTTTGTCGTAGCTATTTCATAATCTGGTGTTGAACTTAGTCGATGACTTCAGACTGCAAATAGTTCTTTATGCAGAAAGTTAAAGTGTTTATTGATGGTGGTTTGATGACTTTTCTTCGAAATGAGATCCGGGATGCTAAGCGAAACCAAGTGTTTGCTTGAGTTTCTTAGAGCTCAATGCACTTATACCATTCCTTGGTGTTCTCTTGAAGTGTATAGTCACTTTTCTTAAGGCTTCCATTTATTGTATCATCTTATAGTACTTTCTTTGGAGCTCCGTCATATATGTATATCTTTTGTGTTAGTTTTCGTCTCCCTCTTGTACCTTTCATTCAAGCAAAATGATTGTATAGCACTCGTTGATTCTTCGATAATTGTTTGTAGCGGTCTCACAAACTAGGCCCTAATGGTTTTCCTCCGTTAAACGCTTATGTAAAAGAAAGTAGTTTGGTGTAATGGTAAAATTGGTATCATATGATTTAAAAGTCACATGTTTGAGTTGCGGAAATAACTTTTTATAAAATAagataagactgcgtacaataaaTGTTTCTTTGTGATCCGATCGAATAGTGCTTATTGATTCTTTGATAATTGTTTGTAGTGCTCTGGCAAACTAGGCCCTAATGTCTGCCTCCATTAGAAGCTTATGTAAGGCCAATGCGCAAGATCTTGACCAAATTCTTTTGATAAATATAGTTTCTTAAGTCTGTTAGATAAATTTAATTAGTCACTAATTCTCCCAAACAATCACCAAACCAAGAATCAATTCAATCTCCAAACAAAATCACATCAACTCAATTTAATGAAATTGCAGAATCCAAATTCTCTCAGGAAATATTAACAATCATGTTGTATAACATCAATTCTCTCAATGGTTATTGTAGCTGACAAGCAAGTTAACCATTACAGTAAAGTGATGACTTGCTTTGTTGAGAAAGAGAGGTTCTTCATGAACCAGAGCATTTCCATTCTCCACTCTTCTTCTCCATGACTCCCTGGAGGATCTTTGAGTCATCACAGGATGGATATATACCTCAAATCACCATGCTGTTAACGTATCGTACTCGTTCAGGACAATACGCGTCCAAACGAGGATTGCAATTACGACCGCAATAATTGTTATTGGTGTCCATTTCAGGGCAATCACCTGTTTGTATACACAAATGAAGACATTCTTTTGTTTCTCTTAGTACTTCTTGTTACTGAACAAATATTCTGTAGCGTATTAGTCTCCCTTCCGTGTCATACTGACCTCGAGAACTTGTGAGCTCCAAATTGTCGACTTCGTCTGAGCATTGGCAGATGTTCTTGCTTCAGATCCTGCATTTTTTTTATCTCCCTGAATTCACAAGGTAGACTAAAATTTATCTGTGCAGAAGAGGAGTTGAAACTTTACCTGATGAATGGCAGCTCCTCATTATGTTGGCTAATTCCTCTGTTGCAATATCAGGATCATTTCGGCGATCAGAATTCAACTTAAATAAATTCTCCTGTGTTCTTGTGTCCAGATATCTCTCTCTGATTTTGCCAATGACATAATCTACCAAAGATGTTTACATTAGTTTATCTCATGATAAAGTTATGAccaatttatgataaatgaattaCCAAATCTTTTAAATGCATATGGCTCTGAGAATGACTCTAAAACTCTCCTATCAACCTTTGCAAGTGCATTTCGGAGATCCTGAAGATAGTAAAATGCCAATTTCCTTGGGTACCATGACTCACATAGGGTGATGCAGCAAATTCCATCTCCAACTAGACAACTGAACCAAATGAATCAGAACTGAGGAATACTAGATGGATGTCGACTCAGATTATTGAGTATCATTGTCACAGTATTATCTATTATATCCAACGCATTTACAGAACAATATGAATTTATAAAGTAAAAAAGACTTACTGGAAACAATGGTGATCAATAAGGACTGTCATCTTGGGGTTTGTCAAGGCTCCTCTTGAGATCTCCTTGAGCACAAGCTCTGCCTTATACTTGTAGGATGACAAGACAAGATTATCTTCATTCAAGTGAGCTGGTGCTTGTGACAAAGGCAGTCCATCCCTCAACCTTCCAACCAAGGTTAGCTTCACCATCTTTGAAGTGCCAACTTTTGCATTCAATTCAGCAGGAGCTTCAAATGAAGGAAGATAAAGGACAGGAAGAAGACTGTTTATAGGTaaaaggaaagggagaagaggatTGGGGTGCAAGTTATACCTTTTGGAGCAGAAAGAAAGCTTAAGGAGGTGAGATAAGTTGGAACAAAGTTATCAGTAAGCTTTTCTTGGGATATACAGTTGCCTAACTTTTTCATTGTTCACTTTATTGAATCAATTGTCTTTTCAATCGGTGGCAGCAGGTGATGATGCACTCACTAGGAAGCATTTCATGTAGAGTTGTTAAATACTTTTGGCTAAATATGCATGACAGTCAACAGTCAACTAAATATTATTCCAGTTGCTAATTAAAAAAAGAGTTAATTATATACTTATCTAAAGACAATTAAATTTATGCAATTTAATAAACTAATTAATAGTCCTTCGATTAAGTCCTTAAATTAGTAAATCAATCCCTCAATAATTCTTTAATTATCTtagataattaatttatataatttaacaaTAATACtcaaaacataattaattaattaattcaattaagctAGGAAAGCTAACttacatttaaaattttaaaataattaaaatatttttaattaattaataatttggaccattaataattaaatttatttcttaaataattAACAATTTTAAATgtgaaataattattttattttttaattatcaacCAGATTGTTGATAATCAAATGCATTTAACTTAAAGCTTTTAACAATATTAGAGAcattaaatttgttttaaatataaattgtTTCACTTCTAATGTTCTTTTCAGTCAATCCATACTTGTATTTTTAGACgcgttatttattttaaaaagcaGTCTTCGTTGTTAAGGATCAATAAACAACTCATCATTTGTGCTGTCCATGTCAAAAAGGAGAGGATGATACCTTCCCAACTAAGATGGAGTTGTACTAAAGATGCAAAGTAGTTGAGAAAGGTGGATTATGGGCAGAAAAATCATGGGCACTTAACACTGAATTTTGAGTCCAAATTCTTTGCTCTGTAATCCCTAGTTCATTCCGTAATTTTTACATTAGATCGCAGCTAAAATTCGGCTAAAATTGATTGTGATCTCCCCTAAATTCTCCTTCTCACCTAGATTATAATTTTGGGTCAAGTCAGGCGGCCGGAGGCTACTGGCGGTAGACGAATTATATGATGCCGAGTAGGGGGTGGCCCACCTACCACCGGTGGCATTGCCGCCTGACTCAACCCAAAACTATAACCTATATGGAAAGATGAACCTAAGGGAGATCACAATAAATTTTGGATAGATTCCGACCGCGAACCGACCCGTCATACAAATTGCAGTAGGGGTTAGGAAGGAACTAGGGATTACAACTAGAAGATCGGGCCTCTTTAATTTTTAAACCATTtttataaagtaattttttttttataacaaatCATTTGTCTTCTAAAATTTTGGTATAGCTACCCCACCGCCACCACAAGTGTGCCtttgcaatttttttaaaattaagacaTTATCTATGGGTTCAAGTTGATTCAACTTAAGGAAACAAGCTATACATAATTAACCCAATCCAATCAGCCAATCGAACTGTGTTTATCTTGATCGACATGGTCGATCCAACATGACCACCTAATTCGACCTATTCAAAATAGACTGCCCATCATTATGTTTTTCTCACtggtttaaaaataaataaatacaaggTTCATGCTGACCAGCAGAACAAGCAATATAAAACATTTACAGGGAGTATAATTCATGAttcaaaagcatttttaaaaaacTGAATAAACTACTCAGTGATAACCAGTGTTTTGTACAATTAGGAAGCTTAAGTGAACTAATCAAGCATACCAGCTAGTCGACATctaaacaataaaataatgatACAAGGTAAAATAACA
The genomic region above belongs to Zingiber officinale cultivar Zhangliang chromosome 11A, Zo_v1.1, whole genome shotgun sequence and contains:
- the LOC122032208 gene encoding ATG8-interacting protein 1-like, whose protein sequence is MADEEKGSQGTCSDAVDWEVVSMTASIYAAAPGPADFAPPYESKDKEKDSSAPLFMSSHFVFPPMEHEGLESKDKNEIDNKFKETDAEPDKTLKESLISELESLHGIQFYEKDNDLSVGNIDSNEGKVLREMSLALDEQVLPASEGFHDFHAETGISGDSHCSPQADKLKSSYSPEKEENTSERHGIPCGTWWKRHAVTLYNHAKEANTFWSVLVAAALVGFAILGQRKQAAKPELQQLKLHFGPNDQPVNLTLGPMNQIKCIFTSDHQQSSPLGAAAVAAYN
- the LOC122031137 gene encoding 25.3 kDa vesicle transport protein-like isoform X1, yielding MKKLGNCISQEKLTDNFVPTYLTSLSFLSAPKAPAELNAKVGTSKMVKLTLVGRLRDGLPLSQAPAHLNEDNLVLSSYKYKAELVLKEISRGALTNPKMTVLIDHHCFHCLVGDGICCITLCESWYPRKLAFYYLQDLRNALAKVDRRVLESFSEPYAFKRFDYVIGKIRERYLDTRTQENLFKLNSDRRNDPDIATEELANIMRSCHSSGSEARTSANAQTKSTIWSSQVLEVIALKWTPITIIAVVIAILVWTRIVLNEYDTLTAW
- the LOC122031137 gene encoding 25.3 kDa vesicle transport protein-like isoform X2, producing MVKLTLVGRLRDGLPLSQAPAHLNEDNLVLSSYKYKAELVLKEISRGALTNPKMTVLIDHHCFHCLVGDGICCITLCESWYPRKLAFYYLQDLRNALAKVDRRVLESFSEPYAFKRFDYVIGKIRERYLDTRTQENLFKLNSDRRNDPDIATEELANIMRSCHSSGSEARTSANAQTKSTIWSSQVLEVIALKWTPITIIAVVIAILVWTRIVLNEYDTLTAW